One window from the genome of Osmerus eperlanus chromosome 1, fOsmEpe2.1, whole genome shotgun sequence encodes:
- the ip6k2b gene encoding inositol hexakisphosphate kinase 2b isoform X2, with product MLPAAPPSSPEKNSERIGSQRGGRSSASLPDAVVGPPSSAIRCGVRMSPALEALMQADGTPYPGKGVMLEPFVHQVGGHSCVLRFGEQTICKPLIPREHQFYKSLPPEIRKFTPQYKGVVSVSFEEDEEGNLCLIAYPLHSEPGDLENTDPSADCEPKSKMLKWGNKKQSSQLHDNDNYSKDRARQIRKEDKIMSYNREEVQKQQQPADVLYYSLKKGNVVPEITHNPWSLKCHQQHLQRMKENSKHRNQYKFILLENLTWRHSVPCVLDLKMGTRQHGDDASEEKKANQIRKCQQSTSASIGVRLCGMQVYQSDSGQLMFMNKYHGRKLTLPGFKEALFQFFHDGRRLRRELLSPVLHKLKDMQAVLESCESYRFYSSSLLIIYDGEPSCTPTRTRHRGGEEGDEDEPSDEDEDDEEEEEEEEGAFGFPRSSSAASGSGGVASKNGGSLASRGAGEACSPVVDVRMIDFAHTTCRHYGEDSVVHEGQDSGYIFGLQNLITIISQLEDHGAD from the exons AT GCTTCCAGCAGCGCCCCCTAGCAGCCCAGAGAAGAACAGCGAGAGGATAGGGAGCCAAAGGGGCGGCCGCTCTTCCGCCTCCCTCCCAGACGCCGTGGTGGGCCCCCCCAGCTCAGCCATCAGATGCGGAGTGAGGATGAGTCCCGCTCTAGAAGCCCTCATGCAGGCAGATGGGACACCCTATCCCGGAAAAGGGGTGATGCTTGAGCCCTTCGTTCACCAGGTTGGGGGCCACTCGTGTGTGCTCCGTTTCGGGGAGCAGACCATCTGCAAGCCCCTCATCCCCCGCGAGCACCAGTTCTACAAGAGCCTTCCACCAGAGATCAGGAAGTTTACCCCCCAGTACAAAG GAGTGGTATCAGTCAGCttcgaggaggacgaggaggggaaTCTGTGTCTCATTGCCTACCCCCTCCACAGTGAACCAGGTGATCTGGAGAACACGGACCCCTCGGCGGACTGTGAGCCCAAGAGCAAGATGCTGAAGTGGGGCAACAAGAAGCAATCCTCCCAGCTCCACGACAACGACAACTACAGCAAAGACAGGGCCAGACAGATCCGTAAAGAGGACAAGATTATGAG ttataaCCGAGAGGAGGTGCAGAAGCAGCAGCAGCCGGCAGATGTGCTCTACTACAGCCTGAAGAAGGGCAACGTGGTCCCTGAGATCACACACAACCCCTGGAGCCTCAAGTGCCaccagcagcacctgcagagaaTGAAGGAGAACTCCAAGCACCGCAATCAATACA AATTCATCCTGTTGGAGAACCTGACTTGGCGCCACTCTGTACCGTGTGTGCTGGACCTGAAGATGGGCACACGCCAGCATGGGGACGATGCTTCTGAGGAGAAGAAGGCCAATCAGATTAGGAAATGCCAACAGAGCACGTCTGCTTCCATCGGGGTCCGCCTCTGTGGCATGCAG GTGTACCAGTCCGACTCAGGCCAGCTGATGTTCATGAACAAGTACCACGGCCGGAAGCTCACCTTGCCGGGCTTCAAGGAGGCCTTGTTCCAGTTCTTCCATGACGGGCGGCGTCTACGCCGTGAGCTGCTCTCCCCGGTGCTGCACAAGCTGAAGGACATGCAGGCTGTGCTGGAGTCCTGCGAGTCCTACCGCTTCTACTCCAGCTCTCTGCTGATCATCTACGATGGAGAGCCCTCTTGCACCCCCACCAGAACCCGGCACCGCGGCGGCGAGGAGGGTGACGAAGACGAGCCTTCAGACGAAGACGAGgacgatgaggaggaggaggaggaggaggaaggggcatTTGGGTTTCCTCGTTCCTCCTCTGCCGCCAGTGGGAGCGGTGGGGTGGCGAGCAAAAACGGAGGCAGCCTCGCGTCCCGTGGAGCAGGAGAGGCCTGCAGCCCCGTGGTGGATGTGCGCATGATTGACTTTGCCCACACGACCTGTCGCCACTACGGGGAGGACAGTGTGGTGCACGAGGGCCAGGACAGTGGATACATCTTTGGCCTCCAGAATCTCATCACAATCATCTCTCAGCTGGAGGACCATGGTGCAGACTAA
- the ip6k2b gene encoding inositol hexakisphosphate kinase 2b isoform X1: protein MKRLPAAPPSSPEKNSERIGSQRGGRSSASLPDAVVGPPSSAIRCGVRMSPALEALMQADGTPYPGKGVMLEPFVHQVGGHSCVLRFGEQTICKPLIPREHQFYKSLPPEIRKFTPQYKGVVSVSFEEDEEGNLCLIAYPLHSEPGDLENTDPSADCEPKSKMLKWGNKKQSSQLHDNDNYSKDRARQIRKEDKIMSYNREEVQKQQQPADVLYYSLKKGNVVPEITHNPWSLKCHQQHLQRMKENSKHRNQYKFILLENLTWRHSVPCVLDLKMGTRQHGDDASEEKKANQIRKCQQSTSASIGVRLCGMQVYQSDSGQLMFMNKYHGRKLTLPGFKEALFQFFHDGRRLRRELLSPVLHKLKDMQAVLESCESYRFYSSSLLIIYDGEPSCTPTRTRHRGGEEGDEDEPSDEDEDDEEEEEEEEGAFGFPRSSSAASGSGGVASKNGGSLASRGAGEACSPVVDVRMIDFAHTTCRHYGEDSVVHEGQDSGYIFGLQNLITIISQLEDHGAD, encoded by the exons GCTTCCAGCAGCGCCCCCTAGCAGCCCAGAGAAGAACAGCGAGAGGATAGGGAGCCAAAGGGGCGGCCGCTCTTCCGCCTCCCTCCCAGACGCCGTGGTGGGCCCCCCCAGCTCAGCCATCAGATGCGGAGTGAGGATGAGTCCCGCTCTAGAAGCCCTCATGCAGGCAGATGGGACACCCTATCCCGGAAAAGGGGTGATGCTTGAGCCCTTCGTTCACCAGGTTGGGGGCCACTCGTGTGTGCTCCGTTTCGGGGAGCAGACCATCTGCAAGCCCCTCATCCCCCGCGAGCACCAGTTCTACAAGAGCCTTCCACCAGAGATCAGGAAGTTTACCCCCCAGTACAAAG GAGTGGTATCAGTCAGCttcgaggaggacgaggaggggaaTCTGTGTCTCATTGCCTACCCCCTCCACAGTGAACCAGGTGATCTGGAGAACACGGACCCCTCGGCGGACTGTGAGCCCAAGAGCAAGATGCTGAAGTGGGGCAACAAGAAGCAATCCTCCCAGCTCCACGACAACGACAACTACAGCAAAGACAGGGCCAGACAGATCCGTAAAGAGGACAAGATTATGAG ttataaCCGAGAGGAGGTGCAGAAGCAGCAGCAGCCGGCAGATGTGCTCTACTACAGCCTGAAGAAGGGCAACGTGGTCCCTGAGATCACACACAACCCCTGGAGCCTCAAGTGCCaccagcagcacctgcagagaaTGAAGGAGAACTCCAAGCACCGCAATCAATACA AATTCATCCTGTTGGAGAACCTGACTTGGCGCCACTCTGTACCGTGTGTGCTGGACCTGAAGATGGGCACACGCCAGCATGGGGACGATGCTTCTGAGGAGAAGAAGGCCAATCAGATTAGGAAATGCCAACAGAGCACGTCTGCTTCCATCGGGGTCCGCCTCTGTGGCATGCAG GTGTACCAGTCCGACTCAGGCCAGCTGATGTTCATGAACAAGTACCACGGCCGGAAGCTCACCTTGCCGGGCTTCAAGGAGGCCTTGTTCCAGTTCTTCCATGACGGGCGGCGTCTACGCCGTGAGCTGCTCTCCCCGGTGCTGCACAAGCTGAAGGACATGCAGGCTGTGCTGGAGTCCTGCGAGTCCTACCGCTTCTACTCCAGCTCTCTGCTGATCATCTACGATGGAGAGCCCTCTTGCACCCCCACCAGAACCCGGCACCGCGGCGGCGAGGAGGGTGACGAAGACGAGCCTTCAGACGAAGACGAGgacgatgaggaggaggaggaggaggaggaaggggcatTTGGGTTTCCTCGTTCCTCCTCTGCCGCCAGTGGGAGCGGTGGGGTGGCGAGCAAAAACGGAGGCAGCCTCGCGTCCCGTGGAGCAGGAGAGGCCTGCAGCCCCGTGGTGGATGTGCGCATGATTGACTTTGCCCACACGACCTGTCGCCACTACGGGGAGGACAGTGTGGTGCACGAGGGCCAGGACAGTGGATACATCTTTGGCCTCCAGAATCTCATCACAATCATCTCTCAGCTGGAGGACCATGGTGCAGACTAA
- the ip6k2b gene encoding inositol hexakisphosphate kinase 2b isoform X3, with the protein MSPALEALMQADGTPYPGKGVMLEPFVHQVGGHSCVLRFGEQTICKPLIPREHQFYKSLPPEIRKFTPQYKGVVSVSFEEDEEGNLCLIAYPLHSEPGDLENTDPSADCEPKSKMLKWGNKKQSSQLHDNDNYSKDRARQIRKEDKIMSYNREEVQKQQQPADVLYYSLKKGNVVPEITHNPWSLKCHQQHLQRMKENSKHRNQYKFILLENLTWRHSVPCVLDLKMGTRQHGDDASEEKKANQIRKCQQSTSASIGVRLCGMQVYQSDSGQLMFMNKYHGRKLTLPGFKEALFQFFHDGRRLRRELLSPVLHKLKDMQAVLESCESYRFYSSSLLIIYDGEPSCTPTRTRHRGGEEGDEDEPSDEDEDDEEEEEEEEGAFGFPRSSSAASGSGGVASKNGGSLASRGAGEACSPVVDVRMIDFAHTTCRHYGEDSVVHEGQDSGYIFGLQNLITIISQLEDHGAD; encoded by the exons ATGAGTCCCGCTCTAGAAGCCCTCATGCAGGCAGATGGGACACCCTATCCCGGAAAAGGGGTGATGCTTGAGCCCTTCGTTCACCAGGTTGGGGGCCACTCGTGTGTGCTCCGTTTCGGGGAGCAGACCATCTGCAAGCCCCTCATCCCCCGCGAGCACCAGTTCTACAAGAGCCTTCCACCAGAGATCAGGAAGTTTACCCCCCAGTACAAAG GAGTGGTATCAGTCAGCttcgaggaggacgaggaggggaaTCTGTGTCTCATTGCCTACCCCCTCCACAGTGAACCAGGTGATCTGGAGAACACGGACCCCTCGGCGGACTGTGAGCCCAAGAGCAAGATGCTGAAGTGGGGCAACAAGAAGCAATCCTCCCAGCTCCACGACAACGACAACTACAGCAAAGACAGGGCCAGACAGATCCGTAAAGAGGACAAGATTATGAG ttataaCCGAGAGGAGGTGCAGAAGCAGCAGCAGCCGGCAGATGTGCTCTACTACAGCCTGAAGAAGGGCAACGTGGTCCCTGAGATCACACACAACCCCTGGAGCCTCAAGTGCCaccagcagcacctgcagagaaTGAAGGAGAACTCCAAGCACCGCAATCAATACA AATTCATCCTGTTGGAGAACCTGACTTGGCGCCACTCTGTACCGTGTGTGCTGGACCTGAAGATGGGCACACGCCAGCATGGGGACGATGCTTCTGAGGAGAAGAAGGCCAATCAGATTAGGAAATGCCAACAGAGCACGTCTGCTTCCATCGGGGTCCGCCTCTGTGGCATGCAG GTGTACCAGTCCGACTCAGGCCAGCTGATGTTCATGAACAAGTACCACGGCCGGAAGCTCACCTTGCCGGGCTTCAAGGAGGCCTTGTTCCAGTTCTTCCATGACGGGCGGCGTCTACGCCGTGAGCTGCTCTCCCCGGTGCTGCACAAGCTGAAGGACATGCAGGCTGTGCTGGAGTCCTGCGAGTCCTACCGCTTCTACTCCAGCTCTCTGCTGATCATCTACGATGGAGAGCCCTCTTGCACCCCCACCAGAACCCGGCACCGCGGCGGCGAGGAGGGTGACGAAGACGAGCCTTCAGACGAAGACGAGgacgatgaggaggaggaggaggaggaggaaggggcatTTGGGTTTCCTCGTTCCTCCTCTGCCGCCAGTGGGAGCGGTGGGGTGGCGAGCAAAAACGGAGGCAGCCTCGCGTCCCGTGGAGCAGGAGAGGCCTGCAGCCCCGTGGTGGATGTGCGCATGATTGACTTTGCCCACACGACCTGTCGCCACTACGGGGAGGACAGTGTGGTGCACGAGGGCCAGGACAGTGGATACATCTTTGGCCTCCAGAATCTCATCACAATCATCTCTCAGCTGGAGGACCATGGTGCAGACTAA